The genomic window AATTCTAACACCACTTTTTTGCTAATGAGGATGCTATTCTGGAGGCACAAGTCGGAGATCCATTTGCTTATCGTGAGGAGCACTTCCAAATGTTAATCCCCGTGATGGAATTATGCAAATGGGCCTCTTCTCCTGATGTTTTGCCATCCTCAAATTAatttccaaaatattttagacCAATTTATCATATCTGTATAATGGCCTCTTCTtcgctttccccttttttacttttgccttttcgtaAATGAGCAACTGGTGGATGCACATCTGAATTATTTTTGGGTCCCCTAGGTTTGTTGTGAACGCTGTGTCGTTGTGGCTATTGGGTGCACTGTCCCCACGGTTGGCTACGCCGCTGCTCACGCCACTCACCGCGCGCCCATCCTGCTCGTGCAGCACACTCGAAGTGCGGTGGCTCAGAACGaggtgcaaaatattttcgtccTGGCCGTTTAAAGTAGCACCTCCGACACCTTTCCTACTGTCGCCATAACCCAAGCTGTCATCATGATCGTCAGAGAAAATGCTCccgaaaaaattcatcgagtttattttatttttcacatggGCACTTAACTAATATCAGTCCTTCACGaggaaaatttgcaaaaaatctttcctcatatgttcatacagttcttttatttttttacactgtGGTATATTCTTTGCTACATAAAAGGTAGTCGAAAAGTAGAACTTCCTTTACAGGTTCACAATGCTTATTCTGTATGGCTCACATGAGGGTGCTATTTCCACTGGCATTCAGTTGGTTATGTCCAATTGCGCATTCGTATAGCAGAAAGCGAATCGTGTCCACATTGCTATTTGCGCATGcgacatgtgtacatatgacATGGTGGTAAAGGGTGCGAACTTGCTAAAAAGTGGTGATGAATCACGCGGGGGATGCGCTTCTACTTTTTTTGGATCATCGCGAGATGAAACATAATGGGAGCCATTGGCGAAAGCCTCAAAAATGGAATTGAAAGTCCCAGCATAGCTCAGCCGCGCGTTGCACATAAACGACATGATTGTTGCTAGTTGGCCACGGCCTCCATTTGTCCCCCCAAATTTTGCAGCATGTTTCAAATTCGTTAGCAGTGTGTTAAAATCCTTGGtgtctttttcgctttttgttcgcattttcttcccaatatttttctatCCGTCTCACAATTCTGTTAAACTCTTTCCCGGTATGTGCCAATTTTGCAGACCCACTCGCGCTTATCAGGTGACTGATTGACAACACATTTTCACGGCAATCACCTGTAAATTTGCTAGAACGAGTAAAGTGTTTCGCAAGttcaattcgtttttaagtgaaccattttaaatgaaaacttt from Plasmodium cynomolgi strain B DNA, scaffold: 0503, whole genome shotgun sequence includes these protein-coding regions:
- a CDS encoding hypothetical protein (putative), encoding MNFFGSIFSDDHDDSLGYGDSRKGVGGATLNGQDENILHLVLSHRTSSVLHEQDGRAVSGVSSGVANRGDSAPNSHNDTAFTTNLGDPKIIQMCIHQLLIYEKAKVKKGKAKKRPLYRYDKLV